Proteins co-encoded in one Anopheles moucheti chromosome X, idAnoMoucSN_F20_07, whole genome shotgun sequence genomic window:
- the LOC128306471 gene encoding uncharacterized protein LOC128306471, producing the protein MVKAMDGNPANQPANGHGLSDKMCRPFHGGLKQEHEDLNANSVTNEHSTEDSAKKNNCSCADASKTGTQESVDENNYESVTMKPAGLDDDNEGPDCLPLLLEASRKIAESHLRPQAEPFVPAGDNLKPSPEVDVKQPVQQCPNIEQQPVADMPQGPLMVLDPRCPIDPANPESNDGCPMQQGELQRQDPSIIEVQQWNNNVPMNQPPMPQQQFAQQQQFAPQQPLPCPSSYRPEEPPFQPQWSHQQRFSYNEQQVQQCPNNEQQPMHNPTPFRTLAEIPQGPLMFLDPRWSIDDPANPRPNDGWPMQQGVLQRQDPSIIEQQQCNNNVPMNQPPMPQQQFAEQQQLAPQQQFAQQQQFAQQQQFAPQQQIAQQQQFAPQEQFAPQQQFAPQQQFPQQQQFAPNNNLRRNNNLRRNNNFRSNNN; encoded by the exons ATGGTCAAAGCAATGGATGGTAATCCAGCTAATCAACCAGCGAACGGCCATGGATTGTCCGATAAGATGTGCCGCCCTTTTCATGGCGGTTTGAAACAAGAGCATGAGGATCTCAACGCAAATTCTGTTACAAATGAACACTCAACTGAAGATTCcgcgaagaaaaacaactgcAGTTGCGCCGATGCGTCAAAGACAGGGACGCAGGAAAGTGTCGATGAAAATAACTATGAAAGTGTAACTATGAAACCTGCAGGCCTCGATGACGACAATGAAGGTCCAGATTGCCTACCGCTGCTGCTCGAAGCATCAAGGAAAATAGCTGAAAGCCATTTACGTCCACAAGCTGAACCGTTCGTGCCTGCAGGAGATAATCTAAAGCCTTCGCCGGAAGTCGATGTGAAGCAGCCGGTACAGCAGTGCCCCAACATTGAGCAACAACCAGTGGCAGATATGCCGCAAGGACCGCTGATGGTTCTGGACCCGCGTTGTCCTATTGATCCAGCTAATCCAGAGTCTAACGACGGATGTCCTATGCAGCAGGGAGAGCTGCAACGGCAGGATCCCAGCATCATTGAAGTACAACAGTGGAATAACAACGTCCCCATGAATCAACCCCCGATGCCGCAACAACAATttgcacagcaacaacaatttgcGCCGCAACAGCCACTACCATGCCCGTCATCATACCGACCAGAAGAGCCACCGTTCCAGCCTCAGTGGAGTCATCAGCAACGATTTTCGTACAACGAGCAGCAGGTACAGCAGTGCCCCAACAATGAGCAACAACCAATGCACAACCCTACGCCGTTCCGTACTCTGGCAGAGATACCGCAAGGACCGCTGATGTTTCTGGACCCCCGTTGGTCCATTGATGATCCAGCTAATCCAAGGCCTAACGACGGATGGCCCATGCAGCAGGGAGTGCTGCAACGGCAGGATCCCAGCATCATTGAACAACAACAGTGTAATAACAATGTCCCCATGAATCAACCCCCGATGCCGCAACAACAATTCGCAGAGCAACAACAACTTGCGCCGCAACAACAATTtgcgcagcaacaacaatttgcgcagcaacaacaatttgcGCCGCAACAACAAATtgcgcagcaacaacaatttgcGCCGCAAGAACAATTTGCGCCGCAACAACAATTTGCGCCGCAACAACAATTtccgcagcaacaacaatttgcgcc caacaacaatttgcGCCGCAACAACAATTTGCGCCGCAACAACAATTtccgcagcaacaacaattaG